In Neorhizobium galegae, the following proteins share a genomic window:
- a CDS encoding ParB/RepB/Spo0J family partition protein has product MNDDLSKRRLGRGLAALIGEMDQPAPVNSGARSVNPDRMVPIEHVSRNPKNPRRSFDEGELQDLASSIRQHGIVQPVVVRPRGVEQFEIIAGERRWRAAQLAGLVEIPVIVRDVDDRTALEIAIVENVQRSDLNPLEEALGYDQLIAEHGYTQNDLGEIIGKSRSHVANSLRLLKLPEPVREMLAGGSLSAGHARALITTSDPVSLARTIVAKGMSVRDAEKLAQNDIKAQSEPANVSKAEQKDSDTLALERTLSDSLGLDVKINHKNGSGQIRISYRTLEQLEEICRLLERR; this is encoded by the coding sequence ATGAACGACGACCTTTCGAAACGGCGCCTCGGGCGCGGCCTTGCAGCTCTTATCGGTGAGATGGACCAGCCGGCACCGGTCAACAGTGGTGCCCGTAGCGTCAATCCGGATCGCATGGTGCCGATCGAGCATGTGTCGCGCAATCCGAAGAACCCGCGCCGGAGCTTTGACGAGGGTGAGCTGCAGGATCTCGCAAGCTCGATTCGTCAGCATGGTATCGTGCAGCCGGTCGTTGTTCGGCCGCGTGGTGTCGAACAGTTTGAAATCATCGCCGGCGAACGCCGCTGGCGTGCGGCTCAACTGGCCGGCCTAGTCGAAATTCCGGTCATCGTTCGCGATGTGGATGATCGGACGGCGCTTGAGATTGCTATCGTTGAAAACGTCCAGCGCTCAGATCTCAATCCCTTGGAAGAAGCGCTGGGTTATGATCAGCTAATTGCCGAGCATGGTTATACCCAGAATGATCTTGGCGAAATCATCGGCAAAAGCCGAAGCCATGTGGCCAACAGCCTCCGTCTGCTGAAGTTACCGGAGCCGGTTCGCGAGATGTTGGCGGGAGGCAGCCTTTCCGCGGGTCACGCCCGTGCGCTGATCACCACATCGGACCCGGTTTCGCTGGCACGTACGATTGTCGCCAAGGGTATGTCGGTTCGCGATGCTGAGAAGTTGGCTCAAAATGACATCAAGGCTCAATCGGAGCCCGCAAACGTTTCGAAAGCGGAACAAAAGGACTCCGATACCCTTGCGTTGGAACGCACGCTTTCTGATTCGCTTGGTCTGGATGTGAAGATCAACCACAAGAACGGTAGCGGGCAGATCAGGATCAGTTACCGCACGCTTGAGCAACTCGAAGAAATATGTCGCCTTCTCGAGCGGAGATAA
- a CDS encoding ParA family protein has protein sequence MFERNRVITIANQKGGVGKTTTAINLATALAAIGESVLIVDLDPQGNASTGLGIERRDRKISSYDLLMGYNSIAETALATAVPNLHIVPSTMDLLGFEMEISQASDRAFKLRSALNGGDALAYSYILLDCPPSFNLLTMNAMAAAHSVLVPLQCEFFALEGLSQLLETVDQVRRSLNPSLDIQGIVLTMFDARNNLAQQVVNDVRTHLGEKVYHTLIPRNVRVSEAPSYGKPAILYDLKCAGSQAYLQLASEVIQRERRRKAA, from the coding sequence ATGTTTGAAAGAAATCGGGTCATCACGATTGCCAACCAAAAAGGTGGCGTCGGCAAGACGACGACGGCGATCAACCTGGCCACGGCGCTCGCCGCTATCGGCGAGAGTGTGCTGATCGTGGACCTCGATCCGCAGGGCAATGCCAGCACCGGGCTGGGCATTGAGCGCCGTGATCGCAAGATCTCCTCCTATGACCTGCTGATGGGTTACAATTCCATTGCCGAGACTGCGCTGGCAACGGCTGTTCCGAACCTTCACATCGTCCCTTCAACGATGGATCTACTCGGGTTCGAGATGGAGATCTCCCAGGCCTCCGATCGGGCGTTCAAGCTTCGAAGTGCCCTGAATGGCGGTGATGCCTTGGCCTATTCCTACATCCTGCTGGATTGCCCCCCATCGTTTAACCTGCTGACGATGAATGCCATGGCGGCGGCTCATTCTGTTCTTGTGCCTCTCCAATGTGAGTTCTTTGCTCTCGAGGGCTTGAGTCAGCTGCTGGAAACCGTCGATCAGGTGCGTCGCAGCCTTAATCCCTCGCTCGACATTCAGGGAATTGTTCTGACCATGTTCGATGCGCGAAACAACCTCGCCCAGCAGGTCGTCAACGATGTTCGGACGCATCTGGGGGAGAAGGTCTACCATACGTTGATTCCGCGCAATGTTCGCGTTTCGGAAGCGCCCTCGTACGGTAAGCCGGCGATCCTTTACGACTTGAAATGCGCCGGCAGCCAGGCCTATTTGCAGTTGGCTTCTGAAGTCATCCAGCGGGAACGTCGGCGCAAGGCCGCCTGA
- the rsmG gene encoding 16S rRNA (guanine(527)-N(7))-methyltransferase RsmG, protein MLLNGKSVSRETQEKLEHFSSLFQKWAKAINLVAPSTLDELWRRHIADSAQIFQLSPQPRKWLDLGSGGGFPGIITAIFLAEAQEGWVHLVESNQKKAAFLRVALSETGARGSVHPLRIESASKALPDCERISARALAELDPLLSYTSAWMIDKETRAFFHKGRDYEAEVEKARGRWVFDLIKHRSAVEPDSIILEICNLRHKEP, encoded by the coding sequence ATGCTTCTGAACGGCAAGAGTGTTTCACGTGAAACGCAAGAGAAGCTTGAGCATTTCTCATCGCTTTTCCAGAAGTGGGCGAAGGCCATCAACCTTGTGGCGCCATCGACGCTGGACGAGTTGTGGCGCCGGCATATTGCTGACAGCGCTCAGATCTTCCAGCTCTCCCCCCAACCCCGCAAATGGCTGGATCTCGGTTCTGGAGGAGGCTTCCCCGGGATCATAACCGCGATCTTTCTGGCCGAGGCGCAGGAGGGATGGGTTCACTTGGTGGAAAGCAATCAGAAAAAGGCAGCGTTTCTTCGAGTGGCGCTTAGCGAGACGGGTGCCAGAGGTTCTGTCCATCCGTTGCGAATCGAATCGGCCTCAAAGGCTCTTCCAGATTGCGAGCGCATCTCGGCCAGGGCTCTTGCAGAGCTCGATCCGCTTCTTTCCTACACATCGGCGTGGATGATCGACAAAGAAACAAGAGCTTTTTTTCATAAAGGCCGGGATTACGAGGCAGAAGTCGAGAAAGCCCGTGGTCGTTGGGTATTCGATCTGATAAAACATCGGAGTGCCGTCGAGCCGGATTCAATTATCCTCGAGATATGCAATTTGAGGCACAAAGAACCCTAG